From a single Nymphaea colorata isolate Beijing-Zhang1983 chromosome 4, ASM883128v2, whole genome shotgun sequence genomic region:
- the LOC116252423 gene encoding beta-fructofuranosidase, insoluble isoenzyme CWINV1-like gives MDVYRLLLCFVLVLTVYLVKEIHATHHVYEELKNVAPNSTQVYQYRTGYHFQPPSHWINDPNGPLYYKGVYHLFYQYNPYGAVWGNIVWAHSVSTDLINWLALEPAIYPTGPFDINGCWSGSATILPGGTPVIIYTGINTANQQVQNIAVPKNPSDPFLREWVKPSYNPLMAPTIYNQINSSSFRDPTTAWQGPDGRWRVLVGSKRGHRGMALLYRSKDFSYWVKAKHPLHSAEGTGMWECPDFYPVSVRDTVGLDTSVNGENVKHVLKASLDDEKYEYYTVGTYLHEKDSYVPDNTSADDATGLRYDYGKFYASKTFFDGAKNRRILLGWMNESDSVSTDVQKGWAGVHSIPRRIWLDPSGRQLVQWPVEEIEALRGNQYDIQNKRIESGSVVEVPEINASQADVEVTFDLYSLEEAEVLETNLVDPQLICSMKGASVKGGVGPFGVLVLASKDMQEQTAVFFRVFKGQGNKNVVVMCSDQSKSTLATDVDKTTYGGFVDVDLKDGKLSLRSLIDHSIVESFGAGGKTCITARVYPKTAVGDDARLFVFNNGSSAVGITRLSAWTMLQPSVNG, from the exons ATGGACGTTTATAGGCTGCTACTTTGCTTTGTTCTCGTCCTCACGGTATACTTGGTTAAAGAAATTCATGCAACTCATCACGTCTATGAAGAACTCAAGAACGTAGCACCCAACTCTACTCAAGTCTATCAGTACAGAACAGGCTACCATTTCCAACCACCAAGTCACTGGATTAATG ATCCTAATG GCCCTCTGTATTATAAGGGAGTCTACCACCTGTTCTATCAATACAACCCATATGGTGCTGTATGGGGAAACATCGTTTGGGCTCACTCCGTATCAACAGACTTAATCAACTGGTTGGCTCTTGAGCCAGCGATTTACCCAACTGGGCCATTTGATATAAATGGTTGCTGGTCTGGCTCTGCTACCATCCTCCCAGGGGGCACCCCTGTCATCATATACACAGGAATTAACACAGCAAACCAACAGGTTCAGAACATTGCTGTTCCCAAGAACCCGTCTGATCCTTTCCTCAGGGAGTGGGTGAAGCCTTCTTACAACCCTCTAATGGCTCCAACCATCTACAATCAGATTAATTCTAGCTCTTTTAGGGATCCTACAACAGCATGGCAGGGCCCAGATGGAAGATGGAGAGTCCTGGTTGGTAGCAAAAGAGGTCACAGAGGAATGGCGCTGCTCTATAGGAGCAAGGACTTCAGTTACTGGGTTAAGGCTAAACACCCCCTTCATTCTGCAGAAGGCACTGGCATGTGGGAGTGCCCTGATTTCTACCCTGTTTCTGTTAGAGATACAGTGGGATTGGACACCTCTGTTAATGGTGAAAATGTGAAACATGTATTGAAAGCAAGCCTGGATGATGAAAAGTACGAGTACTACACTGTAGGCACATACTTGCACGAGAAAGACAGTTATGTTCCAGATAATACATCTGCTGATGATGCAACCGGCCTTCGTTATGATTATGGGAAGTTCTACGCCTCAAAAACATTCTTTGATGGCGCAAAGAATAGGAGAATTCTTTTGGGGTGGATGAATGAATCAGATAGCGTCTCCACTGATGTGCAGAAAGGCTGGGCTGGTGTCCAT TCAATTCCACGACGTATTTGGCTTGATCCAAGCGGCAGACAGCTTGTTCAATGGCCAGTTGAAGAAATTGAAGCTCTACGTGGCAATCAATATGATATTCAAAATAAAAGGATTGAGAGTGGATCAGTTGTTGAAGTTCCAGAGATAAATGCTTCACAG GCAGATGTAGAGGTTACCTTTGATCTGTACAGCTTAGAGGAGGCTGAGGTGTTGGAGACCAATCTTGTGGATCCACAACTGATATGCAGTATGAAGGGTGCCTCTGTTAAAGGTGGAGTTGGACCATTCGGCGTGTTGGTTTTGGCTTCAAAGGATATGCAGGAGCAGACTGCTGTCTTCTTTAGGGTGTTTAAGGGTCAAGGCAACAAGAACGTTGTAGTCATGTGCAGCGATCAAAGCAA GTCAACACTAGCAACTGATGTGGACAAGACTACATATGGTGGCTTCGTAGATGTAGATCTAAAGGACGGGAAGCTGTCCCTACGTTCTTTG ATTGATCACTCTATAGTGGAGAGCTTTGGTGCTGGAGGGAAGACTTGCATCACTGCTAGAGTTTACCCCAAGACGGCTGTGGGAGACGATGCTCGGCTCTTTGTGTTCAACAATGGCTCTTCTGCAGTTGGCATCACCAGACTGAGTGCATGGACGATGCTGCAACCTTCCGTTAATGGATAA